In a single window of the Sediminicoccus sp. KRV36 genome:
- a CDS encoding mechanosensitive ion channel domain-containing protein produces MFLRILPVLFLFLAPMSLAQMPGQLAPNQPGPSVPAPSVPAPSVPAGGQPALPGPGALAPRAQPAPAHATPVQPNRTQAGPAPVAAQPAPAPAAPPAPGAAAPASSSPAPAAAAITPAPAELAILLEVLRDDARRAALIRALEATPGAPEAAAPAIPTPEEVISAPAEIVVGIASRIGGFVAQAWATLSAAAELGLIGDWFHRLFTDDRLQAQVWSLGWKLGLVLAVGLATERLLRWLLRRPHAWLETRSRNVEGRMQGVRRLPYMLGHLGLDLVPILAFGAAALSLIESFAIWPSNRLMMEAVTFAYMASRALMAAGRLIFAPSQTRLRLIPCDDETAAYATLWIRRLAFTGVTFYALAEIAMLFGLPQGAYESVWRLGLLVLSLLVALIVLQNRGAVAALLDAPDLAEGDSPTRSRMVMRAARSRLAEAWHVVAIMWLLAAWTVWALEIERGFERLASASLATLGVVVAGKLLDEGMRRLLTQMFRVSADLAGRYPGLELRANRYLPALRTLISMIITAIAIVLLLEIWGLNSLAWFGTGRWGGRLLSGVTSLGITVIVALLIWEGANAAIQRHLARLPKDSSAARSARVRTLLPMLRTALGALLMVIVGLTLLTEIGINVAPLLAGAGVLGLAVGFGSQTLVRDVITGIFLLFEDAVAVGDTITVGGMSGTVEQLSIRSIRLRALDGSVHIVPFSAVTTVTNQTRDFGYAVLDVALDYSADTDQAVMMLRQVGESMREDEAWAPQLLAPLEVLGVDKMTDAGVILRARIMTPPARRWAVGRELNRRVKQHCDAAGILLFAAVKAAAQPQAAPAMPAVSAR; encoded by the coding sequence ATGTTCCTTCGCATCCTGCCTGTGCTGTTCCTGTTCCTGGCGCCGATGTCGCTGGCCCAGATGCCAGGCCAACTGGCGCCCAATCAGCCGGGGCCCAGCGTCCCGGCTCCCAGCGTCCCGGCTCCGAGCGTCCCGGCGGGGGGCCAGCCGGCCCTGCCTGGCCCGGGCGCCCTGGCACCGCGCGCCCAGCCAGCCCCAGCACATGCAACCCCGGTCCAACCGAACCGGACCCAGGCCGGCCCTGCCCCCGTCGCGGCCCAACCGGCACCTGCGCCAGCGGCGCCCCCCGCCCCCGGCGCGGCCGCCCCCGCCTCGTCCAGCCCGGCGCCAGCCGCAGCCGCAATAACCCCGGCGCCGGCCGAACTGGCGATCCTCCTCGAAGTCCTGCGCGATGATGCGCGGCGCGCCGCCCTGATCCGCGCCCTTGAGGCCACGCCCGGCGCGCCGGAAGCGGCGGCCCCGGCCATCCCCACGCCAGAGGAGGTCATTTCCGCCCCGGCCGAAATCGTCGTGGGCATAGCCAGCCGCATCGGCGGCTTTGTCGCCCAGGCCTGGGCGACGCTCTCGGCCGCGGCCGAGCTCGGGCTGATCGGCGACTGGTTCCACCGGCTTTTCACGGATGATCGTCTGCAGGCCCAGGTCTGGTCCCTGGGCTGGAAGCTTGGGCTGGTGCTCGCCGTGGGCCTCGCCACCGAGCGGCTGCTGCGCTGGCTGCTGCGCCGCCCCCATGCCTGGCTGGAAACCCGCAGCCGCAACGTCGAGGGCCGGATGCAGGGCGTGCGGCGGCTGCCCTACATGCTCGGGCATCTCGGGCTTGATCTCGTGCCGATCCTCGCCTTTGGCGCGGCCGCGCTTTCCCTCATCGAGAGCTTTGCCATCTGGCCCTCCAACCGGCTGATGATGGAGGCGGTGACCTTCGCCTACATGGCCTCCCGCGCCCTGATGGCGGCGGGCCGGCTGATTTTCGCGCCGAGCCAGACCCGGTTGCGGCTGATCCCCTGCGATGACGAGACCGCCGCCTATGCGACGCTGTGGATCCGCCGCCTCGCCTTCACCGGCGTCACCTTCTACGCCCTGGCCGAGATCGCGATGCTGTTTGGCCTGCCGCAGGGGGCCTATGAATCCGTCTGGCGGCTGGGCCTGCTGGTGCTTTCGCTGCTGGTGGCGCTGATCGTGCTGCAGAACCGCGGCGCCGTCGCCGCCCTGCTCGATGCGCCGGACCTGGCCGAGGGCGATTCGCCCACGCGCAGCCGCATGGTCATGCGCGCCGCCCGCAGCCGCCTGGCCGAGGCCTGGCATGTGGTGGCCATCATGTGGCTGCTGGCCGCCTGGACGGTCTGGGCGCTGGAGATCGAGCGCGGCTTCGAGCGGCTGGCGAGTGCCTCCCTCGCGACGCTCGGCGTCGTGGTGGCGGGCAAGCTGCTCGATGAGGGCATGCGGCGGCTGCTCACCCAGATGTTCCGCGTCAGCGCCGATCTCGCCGGCCGCTACCCGGGGCTGGAATTGCGCGCCAATCGCTATCTGCCGGCGCTGCGCACCCTGATCTCCATGATCATCACCGCCATCGCCATTGTGCTGCTGCTGGAGATCTGGGGGCTGAACTCGCTGGCCTGGTTCGGCACCGGGCGCTGGGGTGGGCGGTTGCTGTCGGGTGTCACGTCCCTCGGGATCACGGTGATCGTGGCGCTGCTGATCTGGGAGGGGGCGAATGCCGCCATCCAGCGCCATCTGGCGCGGCTGCCCAAGGATAGCTCGGCCGCGCGCTCGGCCCGGGTGCGCACGCTGCTGCCCATGCTGCGCACCGCCCTCGGCGCCCTGCTCATGGTGATCGTCGGGCTGACGCTGCTGACCGAGATCGGCATCAATGTGGCCCCGCTCCTGGCCGGTGCCGGCGTGCTGGGCCTGGCCGTCGGCTTTGGCAGCCAGACACTGGTGCGCGATGTGATCACCGGCATCTTCCTGCTGTTCGAGGATGCCGTGGCCGTGGGGGATACCATCACGGTGGGCGGCATGTCGGGCACGGTGGAGCAATTATCCATCCGCTCCATCAGGCTGCGCGCGCTGGACGGCTCGGTGCACATCGTGCCCTTCAGCGCCGTGACCACGGTGACCAACCAGACGCGCGATTTCGGCTATGCCGTGCTGGATGTGGCGCTCGATTATTCGGCCGATACGGACCAGGCGGTGATGATGCTGCGCCAGGTGGGCGAAAGCATGCGCGAGGATGAGGCCTGGGCGCCGCAACTCCTCGCCCCGCTCGAAGTGCTGGGCGTGGATAAGATGACCGATGCGGGGGTGATCCTGCGGGCCCGGATCATGACGCCGCCGGCCCGCCGCTGGGCCGTAGGGCGCGAATTGAACCGCCGCGTGAAGCAGCATTGCGACGCCGCCGGCATCCTGCTCTTTGCCGCCGTGAAGGCTGCCGCCCAGCCGCAGGCGGCGCCCGCTATGCCAGCCGTGTCAGCCAGATGA
- a CDS encoding NADP-dependent malic enzyme — protein MSDQRQDAVADTRTARVTGEEALAMHAEGRPGKLEIRLTKPLVTARDLSLAYSPGVAEPCLHIHRDPALAYDYTSKGNFVAVISNGTAVLGLGNLGALASKPVMEGKVALFKRFADVDGIDLCLNTEDADEFVNCVKFLGPSFGGINLEDIKAPECFVIEQRLRELMDIPVFHDDQHGTAIVAAAGLINAAYLTGRDLATTRLVINGAGAASIACAELLRAMGMRPENITMCDTKGVLYRGRTEGMNQWKSAHAVETTARTLTQALEGADVFFGLSVKGALTQDMIRAMADKPIIFAMANPDPEITPEEARAARPDCIIATGRSDYPNQVNNVLGFPFIFRGALDVRASTINDAMKVAAARSLAELAREAVPEEVARSGAGKRLVFGPEYIIPNAFDPRLISRVPVAVAEAAVRSGVARKPLLDAQRYARELTNRLDSAANALEAIHERVRENPRRVVFAEGEDESVIRAAIAFRNAGYGTPVLVGREERINATVASLGVRLPDGIEVHNARVSSQNQRYAEWLYARKQRDGFLYRDCLRLVNNDRNVFAACMVALGDADALLTGETRSYSVALEGVRMALDAEGVLFGLTMMIARRSGTVLVADTAIHERPDAATLAAIAIRSAATARRLGLTPRVAFLSFSTFGDPKGSIPGSLRDAVKLLDQQGVDFEYDGEMSAEVALDSNLRANLYPFCRLTGPANVLVMPGLHAAHILTKAVPHLTSATTIGPVLMGLSRPAQIVPTGAGVNQLLDMAALAAYQAIGR, from the coding sequence ATGAGTGACCAGCGCCAAGACGCAGTGGCCGATACGCGCACCGCGCGGGTGACCGGCGAAGAGGCCCTGGCCATGCATGCCGAGGGCCGCCCCGGCAAGCTGGAAATCCGCCTGACCAAGCCGCTGGTCACCGCGCGTGATCTCAGCCTCGCTTATTCGCCCGGCGTGGCCGAGCCCTGCCTGCACATCCATCGTGACCCGGCGCTGGCCTATGACTACACCAGCAAGGGCAATTTCGTGGCCGTGATCAGCAATGGCACGGCCGTGCTGGGCCTGGGTAATCTGGGCGCACTCGCCTCCAAGCCGGTGATGGAGGGCAAGGTGGCGCTGTTCAAGCGCTTCGCCGATGTGGATGGCATCGACCTGTGCCTCAACACCGAGGATGCCGATGAATTCGTGAATTGCGTGAAGTTCCTGGGCCCGAGCTTCGGCGGCATCAACCTGGAGGACATCAAGGCCCCGGAATGCTTCGTCATCGAGCAGCGCCTGCGGGAATTGATGGACATCCCGGTCTTCCATGACGACCAGCACGGCACCGCCATCGTCGCCGCCGCCGGGCTGATCAACGCGGCCTATCTGACGGGCCGGGACCTCGCCACTACCAGGCTCGTGATCAACGGCGCGGGTGCCGCCTCCATCGCCTGCGCCGAATTGCTGCGCGCCATGGGCATGCGGCCCGAGAACATCACCATGTGCGACACCAAGGGCGTGCTGTATCGCGGCCGGACCGAGGGCATGAACCAGTGGAAATCGGCGCATGCCGTCGAGACCACGGCCCGCACGCTGACCCAGGCGCTGGAGGGGGCCGACGTGTTCTTCGGCCTGAGCGTGAAGGGGGCCCTCACGCAGGACATGATCCGCGCCATGGCCGACAAGCCCATCATCTTCGCGATGGCCAACCCCGACCCCGAGATAACGCCCGAGGAAGCCCGCGCCGCGCGGCCCGATTGCATCATCGCCACCGGGCGTTCGGATTACCCGAACCAGGTGAACAACGTGCTGGGCTTCCCCTTCATCTTCCGCGGCGCGCTCGATGTGCGGGCCAGCACCATCAATGACGCGATGAAGGTCGCTGCCGCCCGCTCCCTGGCGGAGCTGGCGCGTGAGGCGGTGCCGGAGGAGGTGGCGCGCTCGGGTGCGGGCAAGCGGCTGGTCTTCGGCCCGGAATACATCATCCCCAATGCCTTCGACCCGCGCCTCATCAGCCGCGTGCCGGTGGCCGTGGCCGAGGCCGCCGTGCGCTCGGGTGTGGCGCGCAAGCCGCTGCTGGATGCGCAACGCTATGCCCGCGAACTCACCAATCGCCTGGATTCGGCGGCGAATGCGCTGGAGGCGATCCATGAGCGCGTGCGCGAAAACCCGCGCCGCGTCGTCTTTGCCGAGGGCGAGGATGAAAGCGTGATCCGCGCCGCCATCGCCTTCCGCAATGCCGGCTACGGCACGCCCGTGCTGGTGGGGCGTGAGGAGCGCATCAATGCGACCGTCGCCTCGCTCGGTGTGCGGCTGCCCGATGGGATCGAGGTCCACAATGCCCGCGTCTCCTCGCAGAACCAGCGCTATGCGGAGTGGCTCTATGCCCGCAAGCAGCGCGATGGCTTCCTGTATCGGGATTGCCTGCGCCTCGTGAACAATGACCGCAACGTCTTCGCCGCCTGCATGGTCGCCCTCGGTGATGCCGATGCGCTGCTGACGGGCGAGACGCGCAGCTATTCCGTGGCCCTCGAAGGGGTCCGCATGGCACTCGACGCGGAGGGCGTGCTGTTCGGCCTGACCATGATGATTGCCCGCCGCTCCGGCACGGTGCTGGTGGCCGATACCGCGATCCATGAGCGGCCGGATGCCGCGACCCTCGCCGCTATCGCCATCCGCAGTGCCGCGACGGCGCGGCGGCTGGGGCTGACCCCGCGCGTGGCCTTCCTCTCTTTCTCCACCTTTGGCGACCCCAAGGGCAGCATTCCGGGCAGCCTGCGGGATGCGGTGAAGCTGTTGGACCAGCAGGGGGTGGATTTCGAGTATGATGGGGAGATGAGCGCCGAAGTGGCGCTGGATTCCAACTTGCGCGCCAATCTCTATCCCTTCTGCCGCCTGACCGGGCCGGCCAATGTGCTGGTGATGCCCGGGCTGCATGCCGCGCATATCCTCACCAAGGCGGTGCCGCATCTGACGAGTGCGACGACCATCGGCCCCGTGCTGATGGGGCTGTCACGCCCGGCGCAGATCGTCCCCACCGGGGCGGGCGTGAACCAGCTGCTCGATATGGCGGCACTGGCGGCTTATCAGGCGATTGGGCGATAG
- a CDS encoding PBP1A family penicillin-binding protein encodes MPRVAAARLRTTAPASRPSPRVETRSPPSGPKSSGRASAAPKRRRSLGGLLLRLGIILLIWGALAFAAVLLWFTHDMPRADAALDHERRPSVTLQTTEGGPLATQGDLYGETLRLRDLPAHLPAALLAIEDRRFHQHFGLDLIGLARAAYANWNAGDVVQGGSTLTQQLAKNLFLSPARSTRRKVQEALMALWLEHRFTKDQLLEIYLNRVYLGGGAYGVDAAARLYFGISARRLTLPQSAILAGLPQAPSRYSPRANPEGAMARARDVLAAMVATGAITAEQMERAVLEMAIPPRPSRNGGWFADWIFEDIPTAFPGSADLVIRTTLDSRWQNAVEARLGALLDQAGREARVGQGAVVVLDANTGAVRAMAGGRDFRRSPFNRAANARRQPGSTFKAMVYLAALEHGASPFDQVSDMPLQLGRWSPSNGHWRSRGSITLDEAFAHSVNTAAVRVMQMGGGPRGVADVATRLGIQGRFPRDGSIALGTGEVTLIDLAAGYAALVNGGRRVTPFGMQRIEAEGRAVAAPRTEPAQVISSEAAERMRNMMVSVVRSGTGRAAAIPGLVTGGKTGTTQDYRDAWFMGFVQLPSGPLVIGVWLGNDDNSSMDDVRGGTLPARLFREIIEAARAP; translated from the coding sequence CCTGCTGATCTGGGGGGCGCTGGCCTTTGCCGCCGTGCTGCTCTGGTTCACCCATGACATGCCGCGCGCCGATGCCGCGCTGGACCATGAGCGCCGCCCCAGCGTCACGCTGCAGACCACAGAGGGCGGGCCGCTGGCCACCCAGGGCGATCTCTATGGCGAGACGCTGCGCCTGCGCGACCTGCCGGCGCATCTGCCCGCCGCCCTGCTCGCCATCGAGGATCGCCGCTTCCACCAGCATTTCGGCCTGGACCTGATAGGCTTGGCCCGCGCCGCCTACGCGAACTGGAACGCGGGGGATGTGGTGCAGGGCGGCTCCACCCTCACCCAGCAGCTGGCGAAGAACCTGTTCCTCAGCCCCGCGCGCAGCACGCGGCGCAAGGTGCAGGAAGCGCTGATGGCGCTGTGGCTGGAGCACCGCTTCACCAAGGACCAGCTGCTCGAAATCTACCTGAACCGCGTCTATCTCGGCGGCGGGGCCTATGGGGTGGATGCGGCGGCGCGGCTGTATTTCGGTATCTCGGCGCGGCGGCTCACCCTGCCGCAATCGGCCATCCTGGCCGGGCTGCCCCAGGCCCCCTCCCGCTACAGCCCGCGCGCCAATCCCGAAGGTGCGATGGCCCGCGCGCGCGATGTGCTGGCCGCCATGGTCGCCACCGGCGCCATCACCGCCGAGCAGATGGAGCGCGCGGTTCTGGAGATGGCGATCCCGCCCCGCCCCTCGCGCAATGGCGGCTGGTTCGCCGATTGGATCTTCGAGGATATCCCCACGGCCTTCCCCGGCAGCGCCGACCTCGTCATCCGCACCACCCTCGATTCACGCTGGCAAAACGCCGTCGAGGCCCGGCTGGGTGCCCTGCTGGACCAGGCAGGGCGCGAGGCCCGGGTGGGCCAGGGCGCCGTCGTGGTGCTGGATGCCAATACGGGGGCCGTGCGCGCCATGGCGGGCGGGCGGGATTTCCGCCGCAGCCCCTTCAACCGCGCGGCCAATGCGCGCCGCCAGCCCGGCTCCACCTTCAAGGCGATGGTCTATCTGGCGGCCCTCGAACATGGCGCCTCGCCGTTTGACCAGGTGAGTGACATGCCCTTGCAGCTGGGCCGCTGGTCGCCCTCCAACGGGCATTGGCGCTCCCGCGGGAGCATCACGCTGGATGAGGCCTTCGCGCATTCCGTGAACACGGCGGCGGTCCGGGTCATGCAGATGGGCGGCGGGCCGCGCGGTGTGGCGGATGTCGCCACGCGGCTGGGCATCCAGGGGCGGTTTCCGCGCGATGGCTCGATCGCGCTGGGCACGGGCGAGGTGACGCTGATCGACCTCGCGGCCGGCTATGCCGCGCTGGTCAATGGCGGACGGCGGGTCACGCCCTTCGGCATGCAGCGCATCGAGGCCGAGGGCCGCGCCGTGGCAGCCCCCCGCACCGAGCCCGCCCAGGTGATCAGCAGCGAGGCGGCCGAACGCATGCGCAACATGATGGTCTCCGTGGTGCGTTCCGGCACCGGCCGCGCGGCGGCCATCCCGGGCCTGGTCACCGGCGGCAAGACGGGCACGACGCAGGATTACCGCGATGCCTGGTTCATGGGCTTTGTGCAGCTTCCTTCCGGGCCGCTGGTGATCGGGGTATGGCTCGGCAATGACGACAATTCGAGCATGGATGATGTTCGCGGCGGCACCCTGCCCGCCCGGCTGTTCCGCGAGATCATCGAGGCCGCGCGGGCGCCGTGA
- a CDS encoding AzlD domain-containing protein: MSLRLDVVLAILGMALATYALRAGGYALLRAFRPPPFVTSMLGHMPGCIFVAFVTPALVTGGWPSLLAAACVTGIMLGTRSYILAILGGVAVIWLTRLA, translated from the coding sequence GTGTCGCTCCGGCTTGACGTGGTGCTCGCCATCCTGGGCATGGCACTCGCCACCTACGCGTTGCGCGCCGGGGGCTATGCGCTGCTGCGCGCCTTCCGCCCGCCGCCTTTCGTGACCTCGATGCTGGGCCATATGCCTGGCTGCATCTTCGTCGCCTTCGTGACGCCGGCGCTGGTGACGGGCGGTTGGCCCAGCCTGCTGGCCGCCGCCTGCGTCACCGGCATCATGCTGGGCACGCGCAGCTATATCCTGGCGATCCTCGGCGGTGTCGCCGTCATCTGGCTGACACGGCTGGCATAG
- a CDS encoding twin transmembrane helix small protein, producing the protein MQTFLTILVAIAMLATLGVLFAGLIGMARGVSGATSQKLMRYRVLLQGAALVLFALLMLSLK; encoded by the coding sequence ATGCAGACCTTCCTCACCATCCTCGTCGCCATCGCCATGCTGGCGACACTCGGCGTCCTGTTCGCCGGGCTGATCGGCATGGCGCGCGGCGTGAGCGGCGCCACCTCGCAAAAGCTGATGCGCTATCGCGTTCTGCTGCAAGGTGCGGCGCTGGTGCTGTTCGCGCTGCTGATGCTCAGCCTGAAATAG
- a CDS encoding MFS transporter, with translation MRSSPSIWLIMLALLGTHMAGMGAFLTVPVLAPAIAAETGLSASLAGIHTALVYAGALFSGPVTQGLLARHGGVRVCQGALVVVAMGIAVAAIGHPLALLVSALLAGFGHGPITPAGSHLLAPRTPPRIRSLVFGLKQCGVPAGAMLVAALAPILATQYGWRVGVLAVAGFSLLLALALQPLRASLDTDRAAPGAAPLRPWQDAKSSLSILRDDARIRTLTFAASSYGIAQFCFGSFFVVWQVQVMGAGLEQAGLMLALAQGSGVAGRIAWALIADRIGAPPVLLALGIAIGGACGLLALAGPGWPALILAVVAVVMGASAVGWNGVLLSEVARVAPAGRVGAATAALGFVFAGVMIIAPTLFSALVLSTGGFSLGFALCGAAGLAGAASLARLRFTASRP, from the coding sequence ATGCGCTCTTCCCCCTCCATCTGGCTGATCATGCTCGCACTTCTGGGCACTCATATGGCCGGGATGGGGGCCTTTCTGACCGTGCCGGTCCTGGCGCCCGCCATTGCCGCCGAAACCGGGCTCTCCGCCAGCCTGGCCGGCATCCATACGGCACTGGTCTATGCCGGGGCGCTGTTTTCCGGGCCCGTCACGCAGGGGTTGCTGGCCCGGCATGGCGGGGTGCGGGTCTGCCAGGGCGCGCTGGTGGTGGTGGCGATGGGCATTGCGGTGGCGGCCATCGGCCATCCGCTGGCCCTGCTGGTCTCGGCCCTGCTGGCGGGGTTCGGGCATGGGCCGATCACGCCGGCCGGCAGCCATTTGCTGGCCCCGCGCACGCCGCCGCGCATCCGCAGCCTGGTCTTCGGCCTCAAGCAATGTGGCGTTCCGGCGGGGGCGATGCTGGTGGCGGCGCTGGCCCCCATCCTCGCCACGCAATATGGCTGGCGGGTCGGGGTGCTGGCCGTCGCGGGCTTTTCGTTGCTGCTGGCCCTCGCGCTGCAGCCCCTGCGCGCGTCGCTCGATACCGACCGCGCGGCACCCGGGGCAGCGCCCTTGCGCCCCTGGCAGGATGCGAAATCCAGCCTTTCCATCCTGCGCGATGATGCGCGCATCCGCACATTGACCTTCGCCGCCTCCAGCTACGGCATCGCGCAATTCTGCTTTGGCTCCTTCTTCGTGGTCTGGCAGGTGCAGGTGATGGGGGCCGGGCTGGAGCAGGCGGGCCTCATGCTGGCGCTGGCCCAGGGCAGCGGCGTGGCCGGGCGCATCGCCTGGGCCCTGATCGCCGACCGGATTGGCGCCCCGCCGGTGCTGCTGGCGCTCGGCATCGCCATTGGCGGCGCCTGCGGCTTGCTGGCCCTGGCCGGGCCGGGCTGGCCGGCGTTGATCCTTGCGGTGGTGGCGGTGGTGATGGGGGCTTCGGCCGTCGGCTGGAACGGCGTGCTGCTGAGCGAGGTGGCCCGGGTTGCGCCGGCTGGCCGCGTGGGGGCAGCGACGGCCGCCCTGGGCTTCGTTTTCGCCGGGGTGATGATCATCGCACCCACGCTGTTCTCGGCCCTGGTGCTCAGCACCGGCGGGTTCTCCCTGGGCTTCGCCCTGTGCGGGGCGGCCGGGCTGGCGGGGGCGGCTTCCCTCGCCAGGTTGCGCTTCACGGCATCGCGCCCATGA